A DNA window from Macadamia integrifolia cultivar HAES 741 chromosome 4, SCU_Mint_v3, whole genome shotgun sequence contains the following coding sequences:
- the LOC122077451 gene encoding AT-hook motif nuclear-localized protein 20-like, whose translation MQESLLERKLKRDHRFCCCTSSIYLFFLRFATLANRWWTGQVPLPGVESASGLGFPVSLKKREREMSENGGGSSGGGGADDEEERENGEPNEGAVEVGNRRPRGRPPGSKNKPKPPIFVTRDSPNALRSHVMEVAGGADVAESVAQFARRRQRGVCVLSGSGAVANVTLRQPAAPGAVVALHGRFEILSLTGAFLPGPAPPGSTGLTVYLAGGQGQVVGGSVVGTLVAAGPVMVIAATFSNATYERLPLEDDDDTGSAGQGQVPGGGAGNSPPPIGSSGGQQHAGLPDPSSMPVFNLPPNLLPNGGGQLSHDAYAWTHNRPAY comes from the coding sequence ATGCAAGAGTCCTTGTTAGAGAGAAAATTGAAACGTGATCACAGGTTTTGTTGTTGTACCTCTTCTATTTATCTGTTTTTCCTTAGATTTGCAACTCTGGCGAACCGGTGGTGGACCGGGCAAGTGCCGCTTCCCGGCGTTGAATCGGCATCAGGTTTAGGCTTCCCAGTTAGCTTGAAAAAAAGGGAACGAGAGATGTCTGAGAACGGTGGTGGAAGTAGCGGTGGAGGAGGagctgatgatgaagaagagcgAGAGAACGGCGAGCCTAATGAAGGAGCAGTCGAGGTCGGAAACCGCCGTCCCCGGGGTCGGCCACCCGGTTCAAAGAACAAGCCCAAGCCACCGATTTTCGTGACCCGGGACAGCCCGAACGCGCTCAGAAGCCATGTCATGGAGGTGGCAGGTGGCGCCGATGTGGCCGAAAGTGTAGCTCAGTTTGCCAGGAGACGTCAACGGGGAGTTTGTGTGCTCAGTGGAAGCGGAGCGGTAGCAAATGTTACATTGCGGCAACCAGCAGCGCCCGGTGCGGTGGTGGCACTTCACGGCAGGTTCGAGATACTGTCATTGACCGGGGCGTTTCTACCAGGACCGGCACCACCGGGTTCAACCGGGCTGACGGTTTACCTGGCTGGCGGTCAGGGGCAGGTAGTCGGGGGAAGCGTGGTTGGAACGCTTGTTGCGGCGGGTCCGGTTATGGTGATTGCTGCAACGTTCTCAAATGCGACTTACGAGCGGTTGCCGTTGGAAGATGACGATGATACCGGTAGTGCCGGGCAGGGTCAGGTCCCAGGCGGTGGTGCCGGAAACTCGCCGCCACCAATTGGAAGCAGTGGTGGACAACAACACGCGGGTCTTCCTGACCCATCTTCAATGCCCGTTTTCAATCTGCCCCCTAATCTTCTTCCTAATGGTGGTGGACAATTAAGCCATGATGCCTATGCTTGGACACATAATCGTCCAGCTTATTGA